Proteins found in one Cellulomonas palmilytica genomic segment:
- a CDS encoding WXG100 family type VII secretion target has product MIQLTVDPDDLEDAVTDIRTSVKNLEASLDALGADMKVLEAAWTGDAADAFQARYRSWDSDMSLAIADLTVIGDLLYQASLSYQETEDAVIERCA; this is encoded by the coding sequence ATGATCCAGCTCACGGTCGACCCCGACGACCTCGAGGACGCGGTGACGGACATCCGGACGTCGGTCAAGAACCTCGAGGCATCGCTCGACGCGCTCGGTGCGGACATGAAGGTCCTCGAGGCCGCCTGGACCGGCGACGCGGCCGACGCGTTCCAGGCCAGGTACCGCTCGTGGGACTCCGACATGTCGCTCGCGATCGCGGACCTGACGGTCATCGGCGACCTGCTGTACCAGGCGTCGCTGTCCTACCAGGAGACCGAGGACGCCGTCATCGAGAGGTGCGCCTGA
- a CDS encoding DUF2510 domain-containing protein: protein MSGPSAPPPPPPPAGWYPADRPGFERWWDGFRWTDHVRPSTPPVPAAPAGPAAGPATGRPTETIQLERITWAGVAWGGHGGSALSTGFGALFVLISLPPLLFALMEDELWRALFMVAIALVLLVGAAALFINAHFCRVIEQRQRAAWPPRP from the coding sequence ATGAGCGGCCCGAGCGCACCCCCGCCCCCGCCGCCACCCGCCGGCTGGTACCCCGCCGACCGCCCCGGGTTCGAGCGCTGGTGGGACGGGTTCCGCTGGACGGACCACGTGCGCCCCTCCACGCCGCCGGTGCCTGCGGCGCCGGCCGGTCCGGCGGCAGGCCCTGCGACGGGACGGCCCACCGAGACGATCCAGCTCGAGCGGATCACGTGGGCCGGCGTCGCGTGGGGCGGCCACGGCGGCAGTGCGCTGTCCACCGGGTTCGGCGCACTGTTCGTGCTGATCTCCCTGCCCCCGCTGCTGTTCGCCCTCATGGAGGACGAGCTGTGGCGCGCGCTGTTCATGGTGGCGATCGCGCTGGTCCTGCTCGTCGGGGCCGCGGCGCTCTTCATCAACGCGCACTTCTGCCGCGTGATCGAGCAGCGACAGCGCGCCGCCTGGCCACCGCGCCCCTGA
- a CDS encoding DUF2510 domain-containing protein, which translates to MSPAGWYPHPATGTPSWWDGRGFTAPPPPPSGWYPAEPKTERWWDGAGWTPHTRPTLAHDRIRWAGIPWGGPGGPAAQLVIAAVYFALGLLPALTALQAHSSSTRLRAATLACLVFTGAALMVVNAHFCRIIVERRRWAPDDPRAAVPPSSPDQLATSPRMSSRDLESVRWAGFEWDMGRGAPALSFILGALLVVVFAPTLVVTTIGGLVVRSWLSVGVAALTTLAVVAVGAGAFVDGCARVVLERRRRAAQLVRPASVGNHPS; encoded by the coding sequence GTGAGTCCAGCAGGGTGGTACCCGCATCCAGCCACCGGCACGCCCTCGTGGTGGGACGGTCGCGGCTTCACTGCGCCGCCACCACCGCCCTCGGGCTGGTACCCGGCCGAGCCCAAGACCGAGCGCTGGTGGGACGGCGCCGGGTGGACACCTCACACCCGGCCGACGCTCGCTCACGACCGGATCCGGTGGGCCGGCATCCCGTGGGGCGGCCCCGGCGGGCCGGCGGCCCAGCTGGTGATCGCCGCGGTCTACTTCGCCCTCGGCCTCCTCCCCGCGCTCACGGCACTGCAGGCGCACTCGTCGTCGACGCGCCTTCGAGCCGCGACGCTTGCGTGCCTCGTGTTCACAGGCGCCGCGCTCATGGTGGTCAACGCGCACTTCTGCCGGATCATCGTGGAGCGGCGCCGGTGGGCGCCGGACGACCCGCGCGCTGCAGTGCCGCCCTCCTCGCCCGATCAGCTCGCGACGTCACCTCGGATGAGCTCGCGCGACCTCGAGTCCGTGAGGTGGGCGGGATTCGAGTGGGACATGGGTCGAGGGGCGCCCGCACTGTCGTTCATCCTGGGCGCCCTTCTCGTCGTCGTGTTCGCCCCGACGCTCGTCGTCACCACCATCGGCGGACTCGTGGTGCGCTCGTGGCTCAGCGTGGGAGTGGCCGCACTCACCACGCTTGCCGTCGTCGCGGTGGGGGCCGGCGCCTTCGTCGACGGTTGTGCGCGCGTCGTGCTCGAGCGGCGCCGACGCGCCGCACAGCTCGTCCGACCGGCGTCGGTCGGGAATCACCCGTCGTAG